The sequence CGCGCCATGGTCGTCGAGCGCGGGCAGGAGGATTGGGACAGCGAGTTCGCCCGCTTCCCTCGCCTCTTTCAGGGGCATGAGGAGATCCCCGGCCTCACCTGGCCCACCACCAGTTTCGCCGGGCGGATGAGCGTCTATCTCGGCAATCGCCGGGTGGATCTCATGCAGCTTGGACGGGCGCACACGGCGGGCGATATCGTCGCCTATGTCGGCGACCAGAACGTGATGTTCACCGGCGATATCGTCGAATACCACTCCGCCTGCTATTGCGGCGACGGGCATTTCCACGACTGGCCGGGCACGCTGGAGGCGATCCGTGCGTGGGATGTGGACGCCATCGCACCGGGTCGCGGCGACGCGCTGGTCGGGCGGGAGAAGGTGAACGCCGCCATCGATTCCACCAAGGATTTCGTGACCTCGACCTACCGCTCGGTGGCCAAAGTCGCGCTGCGCGGCGGCTCGCTGAAGGAGGCGATGGCCGCCTGCCGCGAGGTCTGCGATCCGAAGTTCTCCGACTACGCGATCTACGAGCACTGCCTCCCCTTCAACGTCGCCCGCGCCTATGACGAGGCGCGCGACATCGACACCCCCCGCATCTGGACCGCCGAGCGCGACGCGGCCATGTGGGCCGAGTTGCAGGACTGAGCGCCATGCCCTTCGACTACAAACCCTTCCCCTATCGCCGCGCTCCCGGTCTCGACGCGACGGAGCCGACGCATCCGGTGGTGATCGTCGGCGCGGGGCCGATCGGGCTCGCTATGGCGGTGGATCTGGCGACACAGGGCGTGCGCTCCGTGCTGCTCGACGACAACGACGTCGTCTCCGTCGGGTCGCGCGCGATCTGCTGGGCGAAACGGACGCTGGAGATCTTCGACCGGCTCGGCGTCGGGGAGCGGATGGTTGAGAAGGGCGTGACCTGGCAGGTCGGCCGCCTCTTCGACGGGGAGGAGGAGGTGTTCTCCTTCGACCTTCTGCCGGAGGAGGGGCACAAGATGCCCGCCTTCATCAATCTCGGGCAGTATTATGTGGAGCAGTATCTGGTCGAACGCTGCCACGACTTCCCCGACCTCATCGACCTGCGCTTCAAGAACCGCGTGGCCTCGGTGACGAACGGGACCGAAGGTGTGGAGATAGAGGTGGAGACGCCCGACGGTCCGTATACCCTCACCGCCGACTGGCTGATCGCTTGCGACGGGGCGCGGAGTCCGGTGCGCGGGATGCTGGGCCTCGACTTCGCAGGGCGCGTGTTCGAGGAGCGGTTCCTGATCGCGGATATCGTGATGGAGGCCGACTTCCCCTCCGAACGCTGGTTCTGGTTCAACCCGCCCTTCCACGGCGGGCAAACCGCGCTGCTGCACAAGCAGCCCGACAACATCTACCGCATCGACCTGCAACTGGGCTGGGACGCGGATCCGGAGGAAGAGAAGAAGCCGGAGAACGTGATCCCCCGCATCGAGAAGGCGGTGGGCGGCAGGCCCTTTGAGCTCGACTGGGTGAGCGTCTACACCTTCCAGTGCCGGCGGCTGGAGAAGTTCGTGCATGACCGCGTCGTCTTCGTCGGCGACAGCGCCCATGTCGTCAGCCCGTTCGGCGCGCGGGGCGGCAATGGCGGCATCCATGACGTCGACAATCTGGGCTGGAAGCTCGCCGCCGTCATCAAGGGCGAGGCGACGCCGGAGCTGGTCGCGACCTACGATATCGAGCGGCGGCACGGCGCGGACGAGAACATCCTGAATTCGACGCGCGCCACGAACTTCCTGTCGCCGCCCAACGCCGCGTCGGGCCTGTTCCGCGATGCGGTGCTGGACCTCGCCCGCGACCACGCCTTCGCGCGCCCGCTCATCAATTCCGGCCGTCTGTCGCGGCCCTGTACGCTCGCGGGCCTCCTGCCGGGGGAGGAGCGGGCGGGGCCGGTGCGCGTCGGCGATCCGTGCCCGGATGCGCCCATCGGCAACGGCTGGCTGCTCGACCGGCTCGGTGGGCGCTTCGTACTGCTGGCGGTGGAGCGTGGGGTGGACGACCCCATGGGACTGGAGGTGGTCGAGGCCACCGGCGAGACCATGCTCAACCGCTACGGCCCCGGCGTCTTCCTGATCCGGCCCGACCAGCACATCGCCGCGAGCTGGGACGGGCCGACCCCGGCCGATATCCGCACGGCACTCGACCGCGCCATGGGGCGGGCATGACGCTGGAGACGAGCCCGAATCTCGGAGCCGAGGCCGACGACCTCTATGCCGAACTGCTCGCCGCCCATGAGGGGCTGAGCGCGGAGGAAAGCGCCGCGCTCAACGCCCGCCTCGTGCTCACGCTGATGAACCATGTGGGCGATGCGGAGGCGATCCGCGCCGCGATCGCGCTCGCCAGCGCCGCGCGGCGCTGAAACTCCTCGCACCCGCGGCACACGCTGCTATAACGCGGCGATACCGCCTGCCGGAGATGTCCCATGCGTGATCCCCTTTCGCCCGCCGACCGTGCCAAGTTCATCGCCGCCCGCGGGGCGCTCAGCCTCGTCGAAAGCGGAATGAAGCTGGGCCTCGGCACCGGCTCTACCGCGAACTGGTTCGTGCGGCTGCTGGGGGAGCGGATCCGGGTCGAGGGGATCGACGTGGTGGGCGTGGCGACGTCGTCGCGCACCGCGGATCTGGCGCGCAAGGTCGGGATCGAGGTCATGGACCTCGACGAGGCCGGCTGGCTGGACCTGACGGTGGATGGCGCGGACGAGGTCGACCCCGCGCTGAACCTCATCAAGGGCGGCGGCGGCGCGCATCTGCAGGAGAAGATCGTGGCCACCGCGTCCGACCGGATGGTGGTCATCACCGACGACTCCAAGCTGGTGCCGCATCTGGGCGCCTTCCCGCTGCCGGTGGAGGTCATCCCCTTCGGCTGGAAGGCGACGAAGGCGATCATCGAGGAGCTGCTGGAACAGATCTTGGTGGGCGGCCACGCGGTCACGCCGCGCTATGCGGGGCAGGAGATGTTCCGCACGGACGAGGGCAACTACATCCTCGATCTGCACCTGCGCCAGATCGGCGACCCGCACCGCCTCTCGCCGCTCCTCAACCAGGTGGCGGGCGTGGTGGAGAACGGTCTCTTCCTCGGCGTCGCGGACCAGGTGATGGTCGGCTACTCCTCCGGCGAGGTGCACCAGATGAGCGACGGGGGCGCGATGCAGCCCGCCCCGATCCTCGACGATATCGACGAGCTTGCCTTCCTGATGAACCTCGTCGACGAACAGAAGGTATGAGCCTGCGCTCTCACGTCACCGTGCTTGCCGGTTGAGCCTCGCGCGCTGCGGTCCTAGTTTGCCGCCCGCACGCCAAGAACAAGACCCATCACAAGGAACGGCACCATGAGCGACTTCGACTTCGATCTGTTCGTGATCGGCGGTGGCTCCGGCGGCGTGCGGGCCGCGCGGGTCGCGGCGGAGGCCGGGGCGAAGGTCGCGATCGCGGAGGAGTACCGCTATGGCGGGACCTGCGTCATCCGCGGCTGCGTGCCGAAGAAGCTGATGGTCTACGCCTCCAAGTTCTCCGAGGAGTTCCACGACGCCGAAGGCTACGGCTGGGAGGTCGCGGAGCCGCCGCGCTTCGACTGGCTGAAGCTGCAGAAGGGCATCCACAAGGAGCTCGACCGGCTGGAACAGATCTACCGCCGCAACCTCGCCAATGCCGGTGCGCGCACCTTCGACGCACGCGCGACCGTCACCGGGCCGAACGAGGTGACGATCGACGGGCAGAGCGTGACGGCGGAGCGTATTCTCGTCGCCACCGGCGCGCGGCCCTTCATCCCGGACATTCCGGGCAAGGAGCACGCCCTCACCTCCAACGACATGTTCCTGATCGAGCACCAGCCCGAGCGCCTCGCCATCGTGGGCGGCGGCTACATCGCCTGCGAGTTCGCGGGCATCATGAACGGGCTCGGCACCAAGGTGGACCTCTTCTACCGCTCCGAGCAGATCCTGCGCGGCTTTGACCGCGAGGTCCGCGACCACGTGGCGCACGAGATGGAGAAGAAGGGCATCACGATCCACACGAACTGCGATGTGGAAGAGGTCGAGCGCACGAACGAGGGCGTGAAGCTGCACCTCGAAGGCGACATGACCATGGAATTCGACGAGGTGCTCTACGCAACGGGGCGCGACCCGAACAGCTACGGCCTGGGGCTGGAGGCGCTGGACATCGAGCTGTCGCATAACGGCGCGATTGCGGTGAACGAGTTCTCCCAGACATCGGTGCCCTCGATCTATGCCGTGGGCGACGTAACCGACCGCCTGGCGCTGA is a genomic window of Pontivivens ytuae containing:
- a CDS encoding MBL fold metallo-hydrolase, with the translated sequence MAKAFASAGDLEEKEVSFTEIGEGLWAFTAEGDPNTGVIIGDDSVMIVDAQATPRLARLVVEKIRSVTDKPISHVVLTHYHAVRVLGASAYGADQIVMSEKARAMVVERGQEDWDSEFARFPRLFQGHEEIPGLTWPTTSFAGRMSVYLGNRRVDLMQLGRAHTAGDIVAYVGDQNVMFTGDIVEYHSACYCGDGHFHDWPGTLEAIRAWDVDAIAPGRGDALVGREKVNAAIDSTKDFVTSTYRSVAKVALRGGSLKEAMAACREVCDPKFSDYAIYEHCLPFNVARAYDEARDIDTPRIWTAERDAAMWAELQD
- a CDS encoding DUF2783 domain-containing protein gives rise to the protein MTLETSPNLGAEADDLYAELLAAHEGLSAEESAALNARLVLTLMNHVGDAEAIRAAIALASAARR
- the rpiA gene encoding ribose-5-phosphate isomerase RpiA, which gives rise to MRDPLSPADRAKFIAARGALSLVESGMKLGLGTGSTANWFVRLLGERIRVEGIDVVGVATSSRTADLARKVGIEVMDLDEAGWLDLTVDGADEVDPALNLIKGGGGAHLQEKIVATASDRMVVITDDSKLVPHLGAFPLPVEVIPFGWKATKAIIEELLEQILVGGHAVTPRYAGQEMFRTDEGNYILDLHLRQIGDPHRLSPLLNQVAGVVENGLFLGVADQVMVGYSSGEVHQMSDGGAMQPAPILDDIDELAFLMNLVDEQKV
- the gor gene encoding glutathione-disulfide reductase, with product MSDFDFDLFVIGGGSGGVRAARVAAEAGAKVAIAEEYRYGGTCVIRGCVPKKLMVYASKFSEEFHDAEGYGWEVAEPPRFDWLKLQKGIHKELDRLEQIYRRNLANAGARTFDARATVTGPNEVTIDGQSVTAERILVATGARPFIPDIPGKEHALTSNDMFLIEHQPERLAIVGGGYIACEFAGIMNGLGTKVDLFYRSEQILRGFDREVRDHVAHEMEKKGITIHTNCDVEEVERTNEGVKLHLEGDMTMEFDEVLYATGRDPNSYGLGLEALDIELSHNGAIAVNEFSQTSVPSIYAVGDVTDRLALTPVAIREGQAFARTVYHDNPTQPDYDLVPTAVFTQPEIGQVGMTEDQARNTGPIDVYCTTFRSMAHVIAGREERMLMKLIVSRDTDKVLGCHIVGEAAGEMIQMAGVAIKMGATKADFDRTVAVHPTAAEELVTLKKPIR
- a CDS encoding FAD-dependent oxidoreductase, yielding MPFDYKPFPYRRAPGLDATEPTHPVVIVGAGPIGLAMAVDLATQGVRSVLLDDNDVVSVGSRAICWAKRTLEIFDRLGVGERMVEKGVTWQVGRLFDGEEEVFSFDLLPEEGHKMPAFINLGQYYVEQYLVERCHDFPDLIDLRFKNRVASVTNGTEGVEIEVETPDGPYTLTADWLIACDGARSPVRGMLGLDFAGRVFEERFLIADIVMEADFPSERWFWFNPPFHGGQTALLHKQPDNIYRIDLQLGWDADPEEEKKPENVIPRIEKAVGGRPFELDWVSVYTFQCRRLEKFVHDRVVFVGDSAHVVSPFGARGGNGGIHDVDNLGWKLAAVIKGEATPELVATYDIERRHGADENILNSTRATNFLSPPNAASGLFRDAVLDLARDHAFARPLINSGRLSRPCTLAGLLPGEERAGPVRVGDPCPDAPIGNGWLLDRLGGRFVLLAVERGVDDPMGLEVVEATGETMLNRYGPGVFLIRPDQHIAASWDGPTPADIRTALDRAMGRA